A genomic segment from Treponema sp. Marseille-Q3903 encodes:
- the galE gene encoding UDP-glucose 4-epimerase GalE, whose product MKVLVIGGAGYIGSHVVKELMKAGHKITVFDNFSSGLRCNLFEGNDFIYGNILIVEDIESAFAKGFDAFVHLAAFKAAGESMIVPEKYSVNNITGTLNIMNAAVKYNCKKMIFSSSAAVFGEPEYLPIDEAHPKNPENYYGFTKLEIERFMEWYDKLKGMRFAALRYFNAAGYDPEGEIRGLEQNPANLLPRVMEVAAGMKPGMKVFGTDYDTRDGTCIRDYVHVTDLARAHVMALDYITKNDKSLAVNLGTENGTTVKEIIDAARRITGKEIPAEDVERRPGDPACLYATSKHARELLGWEPKYSDVDTLVKTTWEVYR is encoded by the coding sequence ATGAAAGTTTTAGTGATCGGAGGAGCCGGATACATCGGCAGCCACGTTGTAAAAGAATTGATGAAAGCTGGACACAAAATTACGGTTTTCGACAACTTTTCGAGCGGATTACGATGCAATCTCTTTGAAGGAAATGATTTTATCTACGGCAACATCTTAATTGTAGAAGATATTGAATCAGCATTTGCAAAAGGGTTCGATGCATTTGTCCACCTTGCCGCATTTAAGGCAGCAGGAGAATCGATGATTGTTCCTGAAAAATATTCCGTAAACAATATCACGGGAACTTTGAACATAATGAACGCCGCAGTAAAATACAACTGCAAAAAAATGATTTTTTCTTCGTCAGCCGCAGTGTTTGGAGAGCCTGAATATCTTCCTATCGATGAAGCGCATCCAAAAAATCCAGAAAACTACTACGGATTTACAAAACTTGAAATTGAAAGGTTTATGGAATGGTACGATAAGCTGAAAGGAATGCGTTTTGCCGCTCTCCGTTACTTCAACGCTGCAGGCTATGACCCTGAAGGAGAAATACGTGGGCTTGAACAAAATCCTGCAAACTTGCTTCCAAGAGTTATGGAAGTTGCCGCCGGAATGAAACCTGGAATGAAAGTTTTTGGAACTGATTACGATACACGAGACGGAACTTGTATCCGCGACTATGTTCATGTTACGGACCTTGCCCGCGCTCACGTGATGGCTCTCGACTACATCACAAAAAATGATAAGTCGCTGGCTGTAAACCTCGGCACGGAAAATGGTACAACTGTAAAAGAAATCATAGACGCTGCACGCCGAATCACAGGCAAAGAGATTCCGGCAGAAGATGTTGAACGCCGACCTGGCGACCCTGCGTGTCTCTATGCAACTTCAAAACACGCAAGGGAATTGCTCGGCTGGGAACCAAAATATTCCGACGTTGACACACTCGTCAAAACAACGTGGGAAGTATACCGGTAA
- a CDS encoding phosphodiester glycosidase family protein yields the protein MEYFDFPKTGSRFIILKNSVFIIFLLFLFTFTSCVSVDEAHPDENFLSEIERVEWQKTSVAGAEQSYFTISKYSVECNCLKIDLSVPEIKIKGYPPASAYKTGSPKMFNLKDVAAGSGAFAAINTTPFTKTGETVGVVLADGDFLSEPVEKYCALCFLKIKDENKKDVWRADIVKSQIPDVLCKYNYAFGGFFQIICDNEIQEFQDIKNSRIGAGVSDGGRYLYIMSVTPLKKIGKAGLNYMQCAEIFKLFGCDNAMQFDGGRSCSFVVFGQEKANMFKRGKIAAAMLFVSETGK from the coding sequence ATGGAATACTTTGATTTTCCGAAAACCGGCAGCCGTTTCATAATATTAAAGAATTCGGTTTTTATCATTTTTCTGTTGTTTTTATTTACATTTACTTCGTGTGTGAGTGTAGATGAAGCACATCCTGATGAAAACTTTTTATCTGAAATTGAAAGAGTTGAATGGCAAAAAACTTCGGTTGCAGGCGCGGAACAATCATATTTTACAATCTCAAAATACAGCGTTGAGTGTAATTGCCTGAAAATAGACCTCTCAGTTCCAGAAATAAAAATAAAAGGTTACCCTCCGGCTTCGGCATACAAAACAGGCTCGCCCAAAATGTTCAATTTAAAAGATGTAGCTGCCGGCTCTGGCGCTTTTGCTGCAATAAACACAACTCCTTTTACAAAAACCGGAGAAACTGTCGGCGTTGTTTTAGCTGACGGTGATTTTTTGTCTGAGCCTGTTGAAAAATATTGTGCACTTTGCTTTTTGAAGATAAAAGATGAAAATAAAAAAGATGTGTGGCGTGCCGATATTGTAAAATCACAGATTCCCGATGTCCTTTGTAAATACAACTATGCGTTCGGCGGATTTTTCCAAATCATTTGCGACAATGAAATTCAGGAATTTCAAGATATAAAAAATTCGAGAATTGGGGCAGGTGTTTCAGATGGAGGTCGTTATCTTTATATCATGTCTGTAACTCCGTTAAAAAAAATCGGCAAAGCAGGACTCAACTACATGCAGTGCGCAGAGATTTTCAAGCTGTTCGGCTGTGATAACGCAATGCAGTTCGACGGTGGCCGCTCTTGCTCGTTTGTCGTATTCGGTCAAGAAAAAGCAAATATGTTCAAAAGAGGAAAAATTGCCGCTGCAATGCTTTTTGTGTCGGAAACTGGCAAATAA
- a CDS encoding vWA domain-containing protein, producing the protein MRICKKLSVIFIFFIDAAFIFAQSLDSGQNQQQLIYSKQQQKLRITAENVKLFPDKVNGGFHLYVKKTRNVNSIILTETTKDPSGKNDNYAYRAKSYNPVNGDEIRILDGKKLTSKSAKYSLVDSTTEITDFMGEAFHIYIPETIVYGYEWSRHGEIKIGKGTFINIRSFEKPYADYSGEYMDSPFMFDLKTFKRQEQESPAPIAEVTKQVNETPKVSEALKVTKLPEQSKSEESIEIVVYDEEDEAILTDDYNPSASEKFKEMSGDVIYSKGPKTIIKDIESLLNDESDNADIVFAIDATGSMKNDIEQLKKEMVPMLFSKLGKNTKARIGLLFYRDYEDSFNYRNLPVKIYQFTSDFDLFGANLCSIKILGIEGGDIPEAVYEAMYAACVFFKWRPNSIKKIILIGDAEPHPFPRGSGKYSKNYVMKIAKAKNIAIRTILLPKD; encoded by the coding sequence ATGCGTATATGTAAGAAATTATCGGTTATCTTCATTTTCTTTATAGATGCGGCTTTTATATTTGCTCAGTCGCTTGATTCTGGACAAAATCAGCAGCAGCTCATTTATTCAAAACAGCAGCAGAAGCTCAGAATTACAGCAGAAAATGTAAAACTTTTCCCGGATAAGGTAAATGGCGGATTTCATCTTTACGTAAAAAAAACTAGAAACGTAAACTCTATCATTTTGACAGAGACGACAAAAGATCCTTCCGGCAAAAATGATAATTACGCATATCGCGCAAAATCTTACAATCCTGTAAACGGGGACGAAATACGAATTCTCGACGGCAAAAAATTGACATCTAAATCAGCAAAATACAGCCTTGTAGATTCAACAACAGAAATCACCGATTTTATGGGAGAAGCATTCCACATATATATCCCAGAAACGATAGTTTACGGCTACGAATGGTCGCGACACGGAGAAATCAAAATAGGAAAAGGGACTTTTATAAATATCCGTTCATTTGAAAAACCTTATGCCGATTATTCAGGGGAATACATGGACAGCCCATTCATGTTTGACCTAAAAACTTTCAAGCGGCAAGAACAAGAGAGCCCTGCTCCAATTGCAGAAGTAACAAAGCAAGTAAATGAAACTCCTAAAGTATCCGAAGCGCTAAAAGTCACTAAACTGCCGGAGCAAAGCAAATCTGAGGAAAGCATAGAAATTGTAGTCTATGATGAAGAAGATGAGGCAATTTTAACAGACGATTACAACCCTTCAGCAAGCGAAAAATTTAAGGAGATGTCAGGAGATGTAATATATTCAAAAGGACCCAAAACAATCATCAAAGACATAGAGTCTTTATTAAATGACGAAAGCGATAATGCAGACATAGTTTTTGCAATAGATGCGACCGGCAGCATGAAAAATGACATTGAACAATTAAAAAAAGAGATGGTTCCGATGCTGTTCTCAAAGCTCGGTAAAAATACAAAAGCTAGAATCGGGCTCCTTTTCTACCGCGATTACGAAGATTCTTTCAACTACAGAAATTTACCTGTAAAAATTTATCAATTTACGTCGGATTTTGATTTATTTGGCGCAAACTTATGTTCTATAAAGATACTCGGCATAGAAGGCGGAGATATTCCTGAAGCTGTTTACGAAGCGATGTATGCTGCTTGCGTGTTTTTCAAATGGCGGCCAAATTCTATCAAAAAAATCATTTTGATTGGAGACGCAGAACCACATCCGTTTCCGAGAGGTTCCGGAAAGTATTCAAAAAATTATGTGATGAAAATCGCAAAAGCAAAAAACATTGCAATTCGGACTATTCTGTTGCCGAAAGATTAG
- a CDS encoding tetratricopeptide repeat protein — protein MKKNFRLVLVPFILSSFVFISCASIKEIPDDKTAAQIIQMGQNAAFASDYKSAEFCYNTAIERFGTDPSAYLEAKYELGRCYLKQKKYEKSYQIMTELLELYDVHGTALPGAYKKLSQICISQIPEKKLADIQAKQKTKSSNLSATE, from the coding sequence ATGAAAAAAAATTTTAGACTTGTATTAGTGCCTTTTATTTTGTCATCTTTTGTCTTTATTTCCTGCGCATCTATAAAAGAGATTCCAGATGATAAAACTGCGGCTCAAATCATTCAGATGGGGCAAAATGCCGCTTTTGCATCTGACTATAAATCAGCGGAATTTTGTTATAACACGGCAATCGAACGATTTGGGACAGATCCGTCTGCTTATTTGGAAGCAAAATATGAATTAGGCAGATGCTATCTTAAACAGAAAAAATACGAAAAATCTTATCAGATAATGACGGAACTTCTCGAGTTATATGATGTCCATGGGACTGCTTTACCGGGAGCTTACAAAAAGCTGAGTCAAATTTGCATCTCACAGATTCCTGAAAAAAAACTTGCTGATATTCAAGCAAAACAAAAAACAAAATCTTCTAATCTTTCGGCAACAGAATAG
- a CDS encoding pseudouridine synthase, with product MAKQRLDKLLSHEGFGSRKDIKKLLRNSKVTVNGTRISDPSFGIDFENDSIAIDDKEISIHKHIYLMMNKIMHTVSTNKDGEHQTVFDLLADDMRTPYLEDKLHLVGRLDMDTEGLLIFTTDGELTHRLISPKSHIGKTYFCVLEHKETDERKKEIEKLFAEGIEVGPDDNEAGFKCEPADVKWATKSQIKEYTENSSIQEIYNKLESKSFNKDDYTAALLTIHEGKYHQVKRMFAAAGNKVVFLKRISIGKLELDKALKPGEYVFLDDESLEKLNWFILSL from the coding sequence ATGGCTAAACAAAGACTAGATAAATTGCTCTCACACGAAGGCTTCGGCTCTAGGAAAGACATCAAAAAACTTTTACGCAATTCAAAAGTCACAGTCAATGGGACTAGAATTTCAGATCCATCTTTCGGGATAGATTTCGAAAACGACTCTATCGCCATCGATGACAAAGAAATCAGCATTCACAAACACATTTATCTTATGATGAATAAGATAATGCATACAGTTTCAACAAACAAAGATGGCGAACATCAGACTGTTTTTGATTTACTTGCTGATGATATGCGTACTCCTTATCTGGAAGACAAACTGCACTTAGTCGGCCGTCTCGACATGGACACTGAAGGACTTCTTATTTTTACAACAGATGGAGAACTCACTCACCGATTGATTTCACCAAAATCTCACATAGGAAAGACATATTTTTGTGTCCTCGAACATAAAGAAACTGACGAAAGAAAAAAAGAAATAGAAAAATTATTTGCAGAAGGAATTGAAGTCGGTCCTGACGACAACGAAGCAGGGTTTAAGTGTGAACCGGCAGATGTAAAATGGGCGACTAAATCTCAAATAAAAGAATACACAGAAAACTCTTCAATTCAAGAAATTTACAACAAGCTTGAATCTAAATCTTTCAACAAAGATGATTACACCGCAGCGCTTCTCACAATTCACGAGGGGAAATACCATCAAGTAAAAAGGATGTTCGCTGCAGCCGGCAATAAAGTTGTTTTTTTAAAACGAATTTCGATCGGGAAGCTTGAACTTGACAAAGCTCTTAAGCCCGGAGAATATGTTTTTCTTGATGATGAAAGCCTTGAAAAATTGAACTGGTTTATTTTATCGCTCTGA
- a CDS encoding helix-turn-helix domain-containing protein, with translation MTRSHDVQENDPKSKKVPYHFGEKLRQVREHKGYTLKVVAQRAGVSESLVSQIERNHVSPAIDTLLSLADVLDINLEFLFEEYRKERPVQIIRADERAFVNEDDITYEALAKPVSSEKDTSIESYVLKIPAGSHTHRGSYGHIGRELGVITKGRGKLTYDSREYILEAGDSVSFSAVAPHILENAGDTELEAIWVVTPAQRFLKQ, from the coding sequence ATGACACGTTCGCATGACGTACAAGAAAATGACCCAAAATCGAAAAAAGTGCCATATCATTTTGGAGAAAAATTACGACAGGTTCGTGAGCATAAAGGCTATACTCTCAAAGTTGTAGCGCAGCGTGCCGGCGTCAGCGAAAGTCTTGTTTCTCAGATTGAAAGAAACCACGTATCGCCTGCGATAGACACATTGCTTTCACTTGCAGACGTCCTCGATATCAATCTTGAGTTTTTGTTTGAAGAATATAGAAAGGAACGCCCAGTCCAGATTATCCGTGCAGATGAACGCGCTTTCGTAAATGAAGATGATATAACTTATGAAGCGCTTGCAAAACCAGTCTCTTCAGAAAAAGATACATCGATTGAATCTTACGTTTTGAAAATTCCTGCCGGTTCACATACACACCGCGGTTCTTATGGGCATATAGGCCGTGAACTTGGGGTAATCACAAAAGGAAGAGGAAAACTCACTTATGATAGCCGAGAATATATCCTTGAAGCGGGAGACAGCGTTTCTTTTTCTGCTGTCGCTCCACATATTTTGGAGAATGCTGGAGATACAGAGCTTGAGGCAATTTGGGTCGTAACTCCGGCACAGCGCTTTTTAAAACAGTAA
- a CDS encoding citrate/2-methylcitrate synthase, translating to MAIQKEEALIKRLEKLAVHNDPINSELYKKYDVKRGLRNLNGTGVLVGLTRIGDVVGYEIKDGEKIAIPGKLIYRGYNVEDLVADAEKNHQFGYEQCVYLLLFGELPKKTQLERFTNFIGEYRALPPSFTEDMIMKAPSNDIMNKMARGVLASYSYEKDPENRNIGNIIKQCIELIARFSTLAAYGYQAKRRYYDDKSMFIHNPKPELSTAENFLRLIRSDKQYTRLEAEILDLALILHAEHGGGNNSSLTVHVVSSADTDTYSAIAAAVGSLKGRRHGGANIRVVEMIDDIKAHVKDWSNEKEVRDYLTKISSKQAFDGSGKIYGMGHAVYTINDPRAILLKKKALELAKAKDAVEEFELYELIERISPEIIRETHLHASEKNICANVDLYSGFVYNMLNIPRELFTPIFAISRIAGWSAHRIEEVISGGKIYRPAYKNVSKERAFVPLEKRG from the coding sequence ATGGCAATACAAAAAGAAGAAGCGTTAATCAAGAGGTTGGAAAAACTAGCTGTTCACAATGATCCTATCAATTCAGAATTATATAAAAAATACGATGTCAAACGCGGACTCCGAAACTTAAACGGAACAGGTGTTCTCGTAGGGCTCACGAGAATTGGAGACGTAGTCGGTTACGAAATCAAAGACGGTGAAAAAATTGCGATCCCCGGCAAACTTATTTACCGCGGCTACAATGTAGAAGATTTGGTCGCCGATGCAGAAAAAAATCATCAGTTTGGATACGAACAATGCGTTTATCTTCTTTTGTTCGGAGAATTGCCTAAAAAAACTCAACTTGAGCGTTTTACAAATTTTATTGGTGAGTACAGAGCTCTTCCTCCAAGTTTTACGGAAGACATGATCATGAAAGCGCCGTCAAACGATATTATGAACAAGATGGCTCGAGGAGTTCTTGCATCGTATTCTTACGAAAAGGATCCTGAAAATCGCAATATAGGAAATATCATAAAACAATGCATTGAGCTTATCGCACGTTTTTCTACACTAGCAGCTTACGGCTATCAGGCGAAAAGACGCTATTATGATGATAAATCTATGTTTATTCACAATCCAAAACCTGAACTCTCTACCGCAGAAAACTTTCTCCGTTTAATCCGTTCTGACAAACAATATACTCGCCTTGAAGCGGAGATTCTTGACCTTGCTTTGATTCTTCATGCGGAACACGGAGGAGGAAATAACTCGTCTCTTACAGTTCACGTTGTTTCGTCTGCCGATACGGACACATATTCTGCGATTGCTGCCGCTGTCGGTTCATTAAAAGGACGCCGACACGGTGGTGCGAATATCCGCGTTGTTGAGATGATAGACGACATAAAAGCTCACGTAAAAGATTGGTCAAATGAAAAAGAAGTCCGAGATTATCTGACAAAGATTTCAAGTAAGCAGGCGTTTGACGGTTCCGGAAAAATCTACGGTATGGGTCATGCCGTCTACACAATAAACGATCCTCGCGCAATTCTCCTCAAAAAAAAGGCTCTCGAACTTGCAAAAGCAAAAGATGCTGTTGAGGAATTCGAACTTTACGAATTGATTGAACGCATTTCTCCAGAGATAATAAGAGAGACGCACCTGCACGCTTCAGAAAAAAACATCTGTGCAAATGTCGACTTGTATTCAGGCTTTGTATATAATATGCTGAACATTCCTCGAGAATTGTTTACGCCTATCTTCGCGATATCTCGTATTGCAGGGTGGTCTGCACACCGAATTGAGGAAGTCATAAGCGGCGGAAAAATTTATCGTCCAGCATACAAGAACGTGTCAAAGGAAAGAGCTTTTGTTCCTCTTGAAAAAAGAGGATAG